A section of the Telopea speciosissima isolate NSW1024214 ecotype Mountain lineage chromosome 3, Tspe_v1, whole genome shotgun sequence genome encodes:
- the LOC122654171 gene encoding uncharacterized protein LOC122654171 isoform X2, whose translation MVRRKDRFWEYAEDLKGRFLCKFCQKEYPGGIARVKSHLSQQRGRDIAICDKVSDDVQALALLAIGPNKKSKVASSTKTERSGIGSSIPNASMSPHQVPLLRICEKKDTESVDKDLFEFFLTNNISLNDVESPSFVKMINSITSYGSSYYPPSYSTLCTELIPRARKEIEKYVSTVKESWTLNGCTLMSSIWTDMSGCSFINVVAYSPKGAVFLNSFERSAKKKTDSFLRDIFKSVMDEIGPENVVQIVLNDTSNYESVGDFVTEKYSHIYKMQCVTHGIQMLLMDIYEEVEWIKGVFDDAKLVVDCIFKHKIILKLMGDMANKELKRPYKTEFFSYFLMLQSILDVEENLRLMIASPEWKDLNSDDTSLAGKVAPTIQSEAFWSRGKDVISVLDPLIKVLRLVNGEELTTGYLFEAMERARKVIEQCCNNDPPKYSRLLELFDTRRNGQILHKVHAAAAYLNPSLMYDGKIRYEDIDVRDGLNYIVETMISKDERNDFVTQLLLYNGKSPKVFDTIALSMLTNVHPRIWWEFNCVSVPLLQKVAIRILSQPCSSWVCELNWSAFEAAEIKKTNKTPNISDDVVFIRINRKMKAKFTDPERKQIEAIDLENLPELAKGTIDCLEEFEHEAGLKTHWPQFV comes from the exons ATGGTGAGACGAAAAGACCGATTTTGGGAGTATGCTGAGGATTTAAAGGGGCGGTTTTTATGCAAATTTTGTCAGAAGGAGTATCCTGGGGGAATTGCACGAGTCAAATCTCATTTGTCTCAACAAAGAGGCCGTGATATTGCAATTTGTGACAAAGTTTCGGATGATGTCCAAGCTCTAGCTCTCCTTGCGATTGGTCCTAACAAGAAGAGTAAGGTTGCATCTTCAACAAAAACAGAGAGAAGTGGAATTGGTTCATCAATCCCTAATGCTTCAATGAGTCCACATCAAGTACCCCTGCTGAGAATATGTGAAAAGAAAGACACTGAGTCAGTTGACAAAGATCTTTTTGAATTCTTTCTCACGAATAACATTTCACTGAATGATGTTGAATCTCCGTCATTTGTTAAAATGATCAATTCTATTACTAGTTATGGTTCCAGTTactatccacccagttattcaACTCTTTGCACAGAATTGATACCAAGGGCAAGGAAAGAGATTGAGAAATATGTCTCTACAGTTAAGGAATCTTGGACTCTCAATGGATGCACTTTGATGTCAAGCATTTGGACTGATATGAGCGGTTGTTCTTTCATTAATGTGGTTGCATATTCTCCAAAAGGAGctgtttttttaaattcatttgAAAGATCAGCTAAGAAAAAAACAGATTCCTTTCTTAGAGACATATTTAAGTCTGTTATGGATGAGATTGGACCAGAAAATGTTGTGCAGATTGTCTTGAATGATACTTCTAATTATGAATCTGTTGGTGATTTTGTTACGGAGAAGTACTCGCACATCTACAAAATGCAATGTGTCACACATGGAATACAAATGCTTTTAATGGATATTTACGAAGAAGTTGAATGGATAAAAGGTGTTTTTGACGATGCAAAATTGGTGGTTGATTGCATATTCAAGCACAAAATCATTTTGAAGCTAATGGGGGATATGGCTAACAAGGAGTTGAAAAGGCCTTATAAGACTGAATTTTTCTCCTACTTTTTAATGCTTCAATCAATCTTAGACGTTGAAGAAAATTTGCGGTTGATGATTGCGTCACCTGAGTGGAAAGACCTGAATTCTGATGATACTTCACTGGCAGGAAAAGTTGCTCCAACAATTCAAAGTGAAGCCTTCTGGAGTCGAGGAAAGGATGTTATATCAGTTTTAGATCCACTTATTAAAGTGTTACGTTTGGTTAATGGTGAGGAGTTGACTACAGGTTACTTGTTTGAGGCAATGGAAAGGGCAAGGAAAGTGATTGAACAATGTTGTAATAATGATCCACCAAAGTATTCAAGGTTATTGGAATTGTTTGATACAAGGCGGAATGGGCAGATACTTCACAAGGTTCATGCAGCTGCCGCATATCTTAACCCATCTCTTATGTATGATGGGAAGATCAGATATGAGGACATTGATGTAAGAGATGGTTTAAACTATATTGTGGAGACCATGATTTCTAAGGATGAGAGGAATGATTTTGTTACACAGTTATTACTTTACAATGGGAAAAGTCCAAAAGTTTTCGACACTATTGCATTATCCATGTTGACGAACGTTCATCCTC GAATTTGGTGGGAATTCAATTGTGTTTCAGTTCCTTTACTTCAAAAGGTTGCCATCCGAATTTTGAGCCAACCATGTAGTTCTTGGGTATGTGAACTAAATTGGAGTGCCTTTGAAGCAGcagaaataaagaaaactaaCAAGACACCAAATATTTCAGACGATGTGGTTTTTATAAGGATTAATAGGAAGATGAAGGCTAAGTTTACAGATCCTGAAAGGAAACAAATTGAGGCTATTGATCTAGAGAACCTTCCGGAGCTTGCCAAAGGCACCATTGATTGCCTGGAGGAGTTTGAACATGAAGCAG GTTTGAAAACACACTGGCCACAATTCGTCTGA
- the LOC122654171 gene encoding uncharacterized protein LOC122654171 isoform X1, translated as MVRRKDRFWEYAEDLKGRFLCKFCQKEYPGGIARVKSHLSQQRGRDIAICDKVSDDVQALALLAIGPNKKSKVASSTKTERSGIGSSIPNASMSPHQVPLLRICEKKDTESVDKDLFEFFLTNNISLNDVESPSFVKMINSITSYGSSYYPPSYSTLCTELIPRARKEIEKYVSTVKESWTLNGCTLMSSIWTDMSGCSFINVVAYSPKGAVFLNSFERSAKKKTDSFLRDIFKSVMDEIGPENVVQIVLNDTSNYESVGDFVTEKYSHIYKMQCVTHGIQMLLMDIYEEVEWIKGVFDDAKLVVDCIFKHKIILKLMGDMANKELKRPYKTEFFSYFLMLQSILDVEENLRLMIASPEWKDLNSDDTSLAGKVAPTIQSEAFWSRGKDVISVLDPLIKVLRLVNGEELTTGYLFEAMERARKVIEQCCNNDPPKYSRLLELFDTRRNGQILHKVHAAAAYLNPSLMYDGKIRYEDIDVRDGLNYIVETMISKDERNDFVTQLLLYNGKSPKVFDTIALSMLTNVHPRIWWEFNCVSVPLLQKVAIRILSQPCSSWVCELNWSAFEAAEIKKTNKTPNISDDVVFIRINRKMKAKFTDPERKQIEAIDLENLPELAKGTIDCLEEFEHEADSRFTQKYMRRRKNQPNNQT; from the exons ATGGTGAGACGAAAAGACCGATTTTGGGAGTATGCTGAGGATTTAAAGGGGCGGTTTTTATGCAAATTTTGTCAGAAGGAGTATCCTGGGGGAATTGCACGAGTCAAATCTCATTTGTCTCAACAAAGAGGCCGTGATATTGCAATTTGTGACAAAGTTTCGGATGATGTCCAAGCTCTAGCTCTCCTTGCGATTGGTCCTAACAAGAAGAGTAAGGTTGCATCTTCAACAAAAACAGAGAGAAGTGGAATTGGTTCATCAATCCCTAATGCTTCAATGAGTCCACATCAAGTACCCCTGCTGAGAATATGTGAAAAGAAAGACACTGAGTCAGTTGACAAAGATCTTTTTGAATTCTTTCTCACGAATAACATTTCACTGAATGATGTTGAATCTCCGTCATTTGTTAAAATGATCAATTCTATTACTAGTTATGGTTCCAGTTactatccacccagttattcaACTCTTTGCACAGAATTGATACCAAGGGCAAGGAAAGAGATTGAGAAATATGTCTCTACAGTTAAGGAATCTTGGACTCTCAATGGATGCACTTTGATGTCAAGCATTTGGACTGATATGAGCGGTTGTTCTTTCATTAATGTGGTTGCATATTCTCCAAAAGGAGctgtttttttaaattcatttgAAAGATCAGCTAAGAAAAAAACAGATTCCTTTCTTAGAGACATATTTAAGTCTGTTATGGATGAGATTGGACCAGAAAATGTTGTGCAGATTGTCTTGAATGATACTTCTAATTATGAATCTGTTGGTGATTTTGTTACGGAGAAGTACTCGCACATCTACAAAATGCAATGTGTCACACATGGAATACAAATGCTTTTAATGGATATTTACGAAGAAGTTGAATGGATAAAAGGTGTTTTTGACGATGCAAAATTGGTGGTTGATTGCATATTCAAGCACAAAATCATTTTGAAGCTAATGGGGGATATGGCTAACAAGGAGTTGAAAAGGCCTTATAAGACTGAATTTTTCTCCTACTTTTTAATGCTTCAATCAATCTTAGACGTTGAAGAAAATTTGCGGTTGATGATTGCGTCACCTGAGTGGAAAGACCTGAATTCTGATGATACTTCACTGGCAGGAAAAGTTGCTCCAACAATTCAAAGTGAAGCCTTCTGGAGTCGAGGAAAGGATGTTATATCAGTTTTAGATCCACTTATTAAAGTGTTACGTTTGGTTAATGGTGAGGAGTTGACTACAGGTTACTTGTTTGAGGCAATGGAAAGGGCAAGGAAAGTGATTGAACAATGTTGTAATAATGATCCACCAAAGTATTCAAGGTTATTGGAATTGTTTGATACAAGGCGGAATGGGCAGATACTTCACAAGGTTCATGCAGCTGCCGCATATCTTAACCCATCTCTTATGTATGATGGGAAGATCAGATATGAGGACATTGATGTAAGAGATGGTTTAAACTATATTGTGGAGACCATGATTTCTAAGGATGAGAGGAATGATTTTGTTACACAGTTATTACTTTACAATGGGAAAAGTCCAAAAGTTTTCGACACTATTGCATTATCCATGTTGACGAACGTTCATCCTC GAATTTGGTGGGAATTCAATTGTGTTTCAGTTCCTTTACTTCAAAAGGTTGCCATCCGAATTTTGAGCCAACCATGTAGTTCTTGGGTATGTGAACTAAATTGGAGTGCCTTTGAAGCAGcagaaataaagaaaactaaCAAGACACCAAATATTTCAGACGATGTGGTTTTTATAAGGATTAATAGGAAGATGAAGGCTAAGTTTACAGATCCTGAAAGGAAACAAATTGAGGCTATTGATCTAGAGAACCTTCCGGAGCTTGCCAAAGGCACCATTGATTGCCTGGAGGAGTTTGAACATGAAGCAG ATTCAAGGTTCACTCAAAAGTACATGCGCAGGAGGAAGAACCAGCCCAATAACCAGACCTGA